From Pseudomonadota bacterium, one genomic window encodes:
- the phbB gene encoding acetoacetyl-CoA reductase, with translation MKTDLSGRVALITGGTSGIGAAICTQLAASGAKVATNYRNEQKAQKWLTEMRAEGYDFKIYRVDATDFDACGRMIGEIEKDPGPIDILVNNAGITADATLRKMSKEQWDTVLRTNLDSVFNVTRHVISGMIDRGYGRIINISSINGQKGQIGQSNYTASKAGMHGFTMSLAQEVARKAITVNTVSPGYIATEMVMAVPENIRNQIIAQIPVGRLGTSEEVAYLVDFLVSDRANFITGADLTINGGQHMM, from the coding sequence ATGAAGACAGATCTCAGCGGGCGCGTAGCGCTGATCACCGGGGGGACGAGCGGGATCGGCGCGGCCATTTGCACACAACTCGCGGCGTCCGGCGCCAAGGTCGCCACCAATTACCGCAACGAACAAAAGGCGCAAAAGTGGTTGACGGAGATGCGCGCCGAAGGCTACGACTTCAAGATCTACCGTGTCGATGCGACCGACTTCGACGCCTGCGGCCGGATGATCGGCGAGATCGAAAAAGACCCGGGCCCCATCGACATCCTCGTCAACAATGCGGGGATCACGGCGGACGCGACGCTGCGCAAGATGAGCAAAGAGCAATGGGACACGGTCCTGCGGACCAACCTCGACAGTGTCTTCAATGTCACGCGGCACGTCATTTCGGGGATGATCGACCGTGGCTATGGGCGGATCATCAATATCTCGTCCATCAACGGCCAGAAAGGTCAGATCGGGCAATCCAACTACACCGCTTCCAAGGCCGGCATGCATGGTTTCACCATGTCCTTGGCGCAAGAAGTCGCGCGCAAGGCGATCACGGTGAACACGGTCTCACCTGGGTATATCGCCACCGAGATGGTGATGGCCGTCCCTGAAAACATTCGCAATCAAATAATCGCCCAGATCCCCGTGGGACGTCTAGGAACTTCCGAAGAAGTGGCTTACTTAGTTGATTTTCTGGTGTCCGACCGCGCCAATTTTATTACCGGCGCCGATCTCACCATCAACGGCGGGCAGCACATGATGTGA
- a CDS encoding SDR family oxidoreductase, whose amino-acid sequence MRRTWTQFRPYHRSQHGGRVALVTGGTGGIGTAICLRLADTGFLVIATYPRHESAAARQWQAARRRAGYELGIIACDVARCDDCAKMERWIEGHYGHVDILVNCVGITRDDSKHENWQTVLDTNLDSVFNVTRTVIAAMAERHFGRIINISSVNGPPGQVGQTDVAAAKAGMLGFTKSLAREFADQGITVNTVSPGHGAGVVAEIPDEIRKAIKAKLAKGRWGEPEEIAAAVDFLAADTSGYITGTDIAVNGRRPAEDKGHLSADVRPAT is encoded by the coding sequence CTGCGCCGCACCTGGACGCAGTTCCGTCCGTACCACCGGTCGCAGCACGGCGGGCGAGTGGCTTTAGTCACCGGCGGAACTGGCGGCATCGGAACGGCGATTTGTTTGCGGCTTGCGGACACGGGTTTCTTAGTCATCGCCACGTATCCTCGCCACGAATCGGCCGCTGCGCGCCAATGGCAAGCGGCGAGACGCCGGGCCGGCTATGAACTTGGTATCATCGCGTGTGATGTCGCCCGATGCGATGATTGCGCCAAGATGGAGAGGTGGATCGAGGGTCACTACGGCCACGTCGATATCCTGGTCAACTGCGTCGGCATCACCCGGGACGACAGTAAACACGAGAACTGGCAGACAGTTCTGGACACCAACCTCGACAGCGTATTCAATGTTACGCGTACCGTGATCGCGGCGATGGCGGAACGGCACTTCGGCCGGATAATCAATATCTCCTCGGTTAACGGGCCTCCCGGGCAAGTCGGGCAAACCGATGTTGCGGCCGCCAAGGCGGGTATGCTGGGTTTTACCAAATCCTTGGCTCGGGAGTTCGCGGATCAGGGGATCACCGTTAATACCGTATCACCGGGACACGGCGCGGGCGTGGTGGCGGAAATCCCGGATGAAATCCGCAAAGCGATTAAGGCGAAGCTTGCCAAGGGGCGATGGGGTGAGCCTGAAGAAATCGCCGCCGCGGTTGACTTTCTCGCGGCGGACACGAGCGGGTACATCACCGGAACCGACATCGCGGTCAACGGCCGGCGGCCCGCCGAAGACAAAGGCCACCTGTCCGCTGATGTCCGTCCTGCTACGTAG
- the phaR gene encoding polyhydroxyalkanoate synthesis repressor PhaR, producing the protein MAKRENSIGAAGGAATGDKRVIKKYPNRRLYDTVESKYITLADVRTLVLAGIELCVTDQKTGEDITRSILLQIITEEEDHGEPLFTTHTLLRIIRFYGDAVQGLAGNFIERSLGMLTEQQKLFHTQISDAVKNNPLMALTEITRRNLEVFKKMQDSLFRAAGMTNPTQSEGDAGTKQENQPQPSTQKTNENREA; encoded by the coding sequence ATGGCTAAGCGCGAAAATTCCATCGGCGCTGCGGGTGGCGCCGCGACGGGTGATAAGCGCGTCATCAAAAAGTACCCGAATCGCCGCCTGTACGATACCGTCGAGAGCAAATACATCACCCTCGCGGATGTGCGGACGCTGGTGTTGGCCGGGATTGAATTATGTGTCACGGACCAAAAAACCGGCGAAGACATCACCCGGAGCATCTTGCTCCAAATCATCACCGAAGAAGAGGACCATGGGGAGCCGCTGTTCACCACCCATACTCTCCTCCGAATTATCCGTTTCTACGGAGACGCGGTCCAAGGCTTGGCGGGCAATTTTATCGAACGCAGCCTAGGCATGCTTACCGAACAGCAGAAGCTATTCCACACGCAGATTAGCGACGCTGTTAAAAACAATCCCCTCATGGCCTTGACCGAGATCACCCGGCGAAACCTGGAAGTCTTCAAGAAAATGCAAGACAGCTTGTTCCGGGCCGCCGGCATGACTAATCCCACTCAGAGCGAAGGCGATGCGGGTACGAAGCAAGAAAATCAACCTCAACCATCGACGCAGAAAACCAACGAAAATCGGGAGGCGTGA